The following proteins come from a genomic window of Microtus ochrogaster isolate Prairie Vole_2 chromosome 7, MicOch1.0, whole genome shotgun sequence:
- the Kcnmb1 gene encoding calcium-activated potassium channel subunit beta-1: MGKKLVMAQKRGETRALCLGVTMVVCAAITYYILGTTVLPLYQKSVWTQESTCHLIEANVKDHEELEGKKVPRYPCLWVNVSVVGQWAMLYHTEDTQDQNQQCSYIPSNLDNYQMALADVEKVRANFHEHQAFYCFSAPQVETSVVYRRLYGPQTLLFSFFWPTFLLTGGLLIIAMVKLNRSLSILAAQR, encoded by the exons ATGGGGAAGAAGCTGGTGATGGCCCAGAAGCGCGGAGAGACGCGAGCCCTTTGCCTGGGGGTGACAATGGTAGTGTGTGCTGCCATCACCTACTATATCCTGGGTACCACGGTGCTGCCTCTCTACCAGAAAAG TGTGTGGACCCAAGAGTCTACCTGTCACCTGATTGAAGCCAACGTCAAGGACCACGAGGAGCTGGAGGGCAAGAAGGTGCCCCGGTACCCATGCCTTTGGGTCAACGTATCAGTTGTGGGCCAGTGGGCCATGTTGTATCACACAGAGGACACTCAGGACCAAAACCAACAG TGCTCCTATATCCCTAGCAACCTGGACAACTACCAGATGGCCCTGGCTGATGTGGAGAAGGTCAGAGCCAATTTCCACGAGCATCAGGCTTTCTACTGCTTCTCTGCACCTCAAGTCGAGACCAGCGTTGTGTATCGGCGCCTCTATGGGCCCCAAACcctgctcttctccttcttctggccCACCTTCCTGCTAACTGGTGGCCTCCTCATAATCGCCATGGTGAAACTCAACAGGTCCCTCTCCATCTTGGCCGCTCAGAGGTAG